A region of Halalkaliarchaeum desulfuricum DNA encodes the following proteins:
- a CDS encoding AGE family epimerase/isomerase yields the protein MTPPTFADPESLRREFLALLEARYPDCLADRGFVTGFDPETGEVTDRDSRHLVATCRYVSNFSLAVTHDARDPWLETAVHGLEFLERAHRDSDVDGNPTYRWLFSAAGIDDPDGSVQVVDDRLSTYGHAFVVLAHARAADAGLSPDATAPSDAVADLEVVADPAAIADAFLDRFYEPEHGLCRSDLDADGEPIEPYRGQNANMHACEALLAAARFTGDAALLERAETIARRITVDLTAETDGLVWEHYTPDWNHDFEYNEDTPRDQFRPWGYQPGHHAEWAKLLGELDREGITWALDRGIELFDAAVDLGWDDDRGGFYYAVEADGTPVAAEKYGWAVAEAIGAAAVLFERTGDERFRRWHDRLWNYAAGTLRAPTGMWRERVSADNEPIPPTDAPPVEPDYHPIGACHTGLESSMAIRENRDGSNK from the coding sequence ATGACGCCCCCGACCTTCGCCGACCCCGAGAGCCTCCGACGGGAGTTCCTGGCGCTTCTGGAGGCCAGGTATCCGGACTGTCTCGCCGACCGCGGATTCGTCACGGGGTTCGATCCCGAAACCGGCGAGGTGACCGACCGGGACTCCCGTCACCTCGTGGCGACCTGTCGGTACGTCTCGAACTTCTCGCTGGCGGTGACACACGACGCTCGGGATCCGTGGCTCGAGACCGCGGTCCACGGACTCGAATTCCTGGAACGGGCCCACCGCGATTCGGACGTGGACGGGAATCCGACATATCGATGGCTGTTTTCGGCAGCCGGCATCGACGACCCCGATGGATCCGTTCAGGTCGTGGACGACCGCCTCTCTACGTACGGTCACGCGTTCGTCGTGCTGGCGCACGCTCGGGCGGCTGACGCGGGACTAAGTCCGGACGCAACCGCCCCGTCCGACGCAGTCGCCGATCTGGAGGTGGTCGCCGACCCGGCCGCAATCGCCGACGCGTTCCTCGATCGGTTTTACGAGCCCGAACACGGCCTCTGTCGGAGCGACCTCGACGCCGACGGGGAGCCGATCGAACCGTACCGCGGGCAGAACGCCAACATGCACGCCTGCGAGGCGCTGCTGGCTGCAGCCCGATTCACCGGCGATGCTGCGCTTCTCGAACGGGCCGAAACGATCGCGCGTCGGATAACCGTCGACCTGACTGCCGAAACCGACGGCCTGGTGTGGGAACACTACACGCCGGACTGGAACCACGACTTCGAGTACAACGAGGACACCCCCCGAGACCAGTTTCGACCGTGGGGCTACCAGCCGGGACATCACGCCGAGTGGGCGAAACTGCTCGGGGAGCTCGATCGCGAGGGGATCACCTGGGCCCTCGATCGGGGGATCGAACTGTTCGACGCTGCCGTCGACCTCGGCTGGGACGACGATCGTGGCGGCTTCTACTACGCGGTGGAGGCAGACGGCACGCCAGTCGCCGCAGAGAAGTACGGCTGGGCGGTTGCGGAGGCGATCGGCGCGGCGGCCGTGCTGTTCGAGCGCACCGGCGACGAGCGGTTCCGCCGGTGGCACGACCGTCTGTGGAACTACGCCGCAGGAACGCTTCGCGCGCCGACCGGGATGTGGCGGGAACGCGTCTCTGCAGACAACGAGCCGATCCCGCCGACCGACGCTCCGCCCGTCGAGCCCGATTATCATCCGATCGGGGCGTGTCACACCGGACTCGAAAGCTCGATGGCGATCCGGGAAAATCGCGACGGGAGCAACAAATAG
- a CDS encoding DUF5811 family protein, whose product MNGNNPYAGAPGVVEAGQPSADVSLSDEQERALRRAVAGIVTRTESYLPEGYVVGSELNRGQNGVEATVAVNPPAGHPVSAGFAPDPDELETGLDDTERDEVARGLAASAAVQVMNAVGDDLTPTGR is encoded by the coding sequence ATGAATGGAAACAACCCCTATGCAGGGGCTCCGGGCGTCGTCGAGGCGGGACAGCCGTCCGCGGACGTCAGCCTCTCGGACGAACAGGAACGCGCTCTCAGGCGGGCGGTCGCCGGGATCGTAACACGGACCGAGTCGTATCTCCCGGAAGGGTACGTCGTCGGCTCGGAACTCAACCGCGGACAGAACGGCGTCGAGGCGACTGTCGCCGTCAATCCGCCGGCGGGACACCCCGTCAGCGCGGGGTTCGCGCCGGATCCCGACGAGCTCGAGACCGGCCTCGACGACACCGAACGCGACGAGGTCGCCCGCGGACTCGCCGCCAGCGCGGCGGTACAGGTGATGAACGCCGTCGGCGACGACCTCACTCCGACCGGTCGCTAG
- a CDS encoding ASCH domain-containing protein has translation MAQIAPDTLLPSDRMVQQTLDGEITQIHRGQQYAEEGDTFSIEDVTFEVVDVEERTLGDLTDEDARAEGHRDLEHYRQTLERAHEGFEWDDDSEIVRHRFERRE, from the coding sequence ATGGCCCAGATAGCGCCCGACACGCTGTTGCCGAGCGATCGAATGGTCCAGCAGACTCTCGACGGCGAGATCACCCAGATCCACCGCGGCCAGCAGTACGCCGAGGAGGGCGACACCTTCAGCATCGAGGACGTCACATTCGAGGTGGTCGACGTCGAGGAGCGCACGCTCGGTGACCTCACCGACGAGGACGCCCGCGCCGAGGGGCACCGCGATCTGGAGCACTACCGGCAGACGCTCGAACGCGCCCACGAGGGGTTCGAGTGGGACGACGACTCCGAAATCGTCCGTCACCGGTTCGAACGCCGAGAATAA